From one Magnolia sinica isolate HGM2019 chromosome 18, MsV1, whole genome shotgun sequence genomic stretch:
- the LOC131233447 gene encoding oleosin L-like: MADLQTQPNGPRSRQLVKAATAVAIGGSLLVLSGLTLAATVIGLTVATPVLVIFSPVLVPAAITVFLLLAGFMSSGGFGVAAVSVLSWIYKYVTGKHPPGADQLEQARMRLASKARDMKEHMGQQLQQVQQQHGRGEGGAQAS, translated from the coding sequence ATGGCCGATCTCCAGACCCAACCAAACGGTCCTCGTTCCCGCCAGCTCGTGAAGGCCGCAACCGCCGTCGCGATCGGCGGCTCCCTGCTTGTCCTCTCAGGGCTGACTCTGGCAGCGACGGTGATCGGGCTGACGGTCGCGACGCCGGTCCTCGTCATCTTCAGCCCCGTACTCGTGCCGGCAGCTATAACGGTCTTCCTGCTGCTAGCTGGGTTCATGTCCTCGGGCGGGTTTGGAGTTGCAGCCGTGTCAGTGCTGTCGTGGATATACAAGTACGTGACCGGGAAACACCCTCCTGGGGCGGACCAGCTGGAGCAGGCGCGCATGAGGCTGGCGAGCAAGGCCAGGGACATGAAGGAGCACATGGGACAGCAGCTCCAGCAGGTTCAGCAGCAGCACGGCAGGGGTGAAGGGGGTGCGCAGGCTTCTTAA